The window CCTCTCCTTTTCAAATTTCTTACCATTCATCTTCTAACTACCTTAACTGTCACATAGACTCATttctctctaaccagaaccaaactCTCCAATCTCTACACAAATCCCATGCTCTCATAATCACTACTGGCAATGCAAacaatgtttttatatcatcaaaACTTATCTCTCTCTATGCATCTTTCAGAAAACCCCATTCATCCACCTATGTTTTTgactcaacaaatcaaaaagacACCTTTCTTTGGAATTCAATCATCAAATCTCACTTTTCCAATGGGAATTACTTCAAAGCTTTTGACTTTTACATCCAAATGCGGTATGATAATACCCCACCAAACCAATTTACAATTCCCATGATTGTAGCCACTTGTGCCGAGCTTTTGTGGCTTGAAGAGGGGAAATACATTCATGGGTTGGTCTCAAAATCTGGCCTTTTTGCTGAAAATTCTGCGGTTGGGTCATCTTTTGTTTACATGTACGCGAAATGTGGGGTTATGGAGGATGCATCTCTTATGTTTGATGAAATTGTTGTTAGAGATGTGGTGTCTTGGACTGCACTTGTAATTGGGTATGTGCATAATGATGACAGTGAGAAGGGTTTGGAGTGTCTTTTTGAGATGCGTAGGATTGGTGGGGATGGTGAGAAGGTTAATTCTAGGACACTAGAAGGTGGGTTTCAAGCTTGTGGGAATTTGGGTGCTATGATTGCAGGAAGGTGTCTGCATGGTTTAGCTGTGAAAACTGGACTTGGGTGCTCTCAAGTTGTTCAATCTTCTCTTTTGTCAATGTATTCCAAGTGTGGGAATGTTGAAGAGGCTCATAATTCTTTTTGTCAAGTTGTGGATAAAGATGTTTTCTCATGGACATCAGTAATTGGTGTTTGTGCAAGATTTGGGTTTATGAATGAGTGCTTAACCCTGTTTTGGGATATGCAGGTTGATGATGTGTATCCAGATGGGATTGTTTTAAGTTGCATCCTTTTGGGTTTTGGTAATTCCATGATGGTGAGAGAGGGAAAAGCCTTTCATGGACTTATTGTAAGGAGAAACTATGTTTTGGACGATACGGTTAACAATGCTTTGTTATCCATGTATTGCAAGTTTGGAACTTTAAACCCCGCAGAGAAGCTTTTTGATGGTGTACATGAATGGAGTAAAGAGTCATGGAACACTATGGTTTTTGGATATGGTAAGATGGGAATAGAAGGGAAGTGTATAGAATTA is drawn from Populus nigra chromosome 5, ddPopNigr1.1, whole genome shotgun sequence and contains these coding sequences:
- the LOC133694246 gene encoding pentatricopeptide repeat-containing protein At4g39952, mitochondrial: MVILKPAHHLFRRLFPSPFQISYHSSSNYLNCHIDSFLSNQNQTLQSLHKSHALIITTGNANNVFISSKLISLYASFRKPHSSTYVFDSTNQKDTFLWNSIIKSHFSNGNYFKAFDFYIQMRYDNTPPNQFTIPMIVATCAELLWLEEGKYIHGLVSKSGLFAENSAVGSSFVYMYAKCGVMEDASLMFDEIVVRDVVSWTALVIGYVHNDDSEKGLECLFEMRRIGGDGEKVNSRTLEGGFQACGNLGAMIAGRCLHGLAVKTGLGCSQVVQSSLLSMYSKCGNVEEAHNSFCQVVDKDVFSWTSVIGVCARFGFMNECLTLFWDMQVDDVYPDGIVLSCILLGFGNSMMVREGKAFHGLIVRRNYVLDDTVNNALLSMYCKFGTLNPAEKLFDGVHEWSKESWNTMVFGYGKMGIEGKCIELFREMRDLGIEADSNSLVSVISSCSKLGLINLCRSVHCYIIKNSVDEDVSIANSLIDIYGKGGNSSIAWKMFCRTQRDVVTWNTLMSSYTHSGHYAEAITLFDEMISEKLKPNSATLVIVLSACCHLPSLEKGKMVHQYIKEGGFELNVSLGTALVDMYAKCGQLEQSRELFNSMKEKDVISWNVMISGYGLHGDANSAMEVFQQMEQSNVKPNAITFLSLLSACTHAGYVDEGKQLFDRMQYYSIKPNLKHFSCMADLLGRSGNLQEAEDLVQSMPICPDGGVWGTLLSACKIHNEIEIGIRVAKCAIESDPENDGYYIMLSNMYGSMGKWDEAERARELMKERGIGKRAGWSAV